The proteins below come from a single Mycobacterium parmense genomic window:
- a CDS encoding DUF427 domain-containing protein, translating into MTLAAGRGPISGDPAGRFVPALPAGVVYIEPHPRRVQAFRGGRAVIDTERALLVHRHGQPLGYAFPVDEVGELPSEPEPGAPGFVRVPWDAVDTWLEEGRVLVHYPPNPYHRIDCRPTRRHLRVSVAGMTLVDTPDTVILFETALEPRLYVDPAHVRTELLRRSDTSSYCNYKGYATYWTAVVGDTVIDDVAWSYPDPPPESLPVKGFLSFDSARADVRAELPLSRRSEAGRA; encoded by the coding sequence ATGACGTTGGCAGCCGGACGCGGTCCGATCAGCGGCGACCCGGCCGGGCGCTTCGTACCCGCGCTGCCGGCCGGCGTCGTCTACATCGAGCCGCACCCAAGGCGCGTCCAAGCCTTCCGCGGCGGGCGTGCGGTGATCGACACCGAGCGCGCGCTGCTGGTGCACCGGCACGGGCAGCCACTGGGCTACGCCTTCCCGGTGGACGAGGTCGGCGAACTCCCATCCGAACCCGAGCCGGGGGCGCCGGGCTTCGTCCGCGTGCCTTGGGACGCCGTCGACACCTGGCTGGAAGAGGGCCGAGTGCTGGTCCACTACCCGCCGAATCCCTACCACCGCATCGACTGCCGCCCGACGCGGCGGCACCTGCGCGTCTCGGTGGCGGGCATGACCCTGGTGGACACGCCGGACACCGTCATCCTCTTCGAGACGGCCCTCGAGCCGAGGTTGTACGTCGATCCGGCCCATGTGCGCACCGAGCTGCTGCGCCGCTCGGACACGTCCAGCTACTGCAACTACAAGGGCTACGCCACCTACTGGACCGCCGTCGTGGGCGACACCGTCATCGACGACGTTGCCTGGAGCTACCCGGACCCGCCCCCGGAAAGCCTGCCCGTCAAGGGTTTTCTGAGTTTCGACAGCGCCCGTGCGGATGTGCGCGCCGAGCTGCCCCTCAGCCGCCGTAGTGAGGCCGGCCGAGCTTGA
- a CDS encoding SDR family NAD(P)-dependent oxidoreductase, whose product MNQRVALVTGAAGGQGWAITRRLRAEGYSVTACDRRADELAARVRELDDAGVIAAELDVTSAAQWDAVVESVAHRFGSLRVLVNNAGLLHRASLADETAEGFENSWRVNCLGAFLGMRATLGLLRRAEHAVIVNICSTGAVRPFPQHSAYGSAKWALRGLTQTAAAELAPSGIRVNAVFPGPIATPMLDDATQARLAAASLFGRIGQPAEVADAVAFLASEHASFITGAELVVDGGQCLQIR is encoded by the coding sequence ATGAACCAGCGAGTCGCGCTGGTCACCGGTGCCGCCGGCGGTCAGGGCTGGGCCATCACGAGACGACTTCGCGCCGAAGGCTATTCGGTTACCGCCTGCGACCGGCGGGCCGACGAGCTCGCCGCCAGGGTGCGAGAACTCGACGACGCCGGGGTGATCGCCGCCGAGCTGGATGTCACCTCCGCGGCGCAGTGGGACGCGGTCGTCGAAAGCGTGGCGCATCGCTTCGGGTCGCTCAGGGTGCTGGTCAACAACGCCGGGCTGCTGCACCGGGCCTCCCTGGCCGACGAGACGGCCGAAGGGTTCGAAAACTCCTGGCGCGTCAACTGTCTGGGCGCCTTCCTCGGCATGCGCGCAACGTTGGGCCTGCTGCGTCGAGCCGAGCACGCGGTCATCGTCAACATCTGCAGCACGGGCGCGGTCCGGCCGTTCCCACAGCACAGCGCGTACGGCTCGGCGAAGTGGGCGCTGCGCGGCCTGACCCAGACCGCCGCGGCCGAGCTCGCGCCGTCGGGCATTCGGGTCAACGCCGTGTTCCCCGGGCCGATCGCGACGCCGATGCTCGACGACGCCACCCAGGCGCGGCTGGCGGCGGCCTCGCTGTTCGGGCGCATCGGCCAGCCGGCGGAGGTGGCCGACGCCGTCGCGTTCCTGGCCTCCGAGCACGCGTCGTTCATCACCGGTGCCGAACTCGTCGTCGACGGCGGACAATGCCTGCAGATCCGGTGA
- a CDS encoding cytochrome P450 → MADPLPYYRILRDEHPVYYMPQWDTFALSRFEDIWRVLEVNDGTFVASEGTLPPAAALAVHNTGPVADPPLHPLPFHAVFDTDLYAEIRRAHSQPLRPRAVAGLEDRIRALANERLDLLLPRGSFDLTQEYGGIVAASMVCQLLGLPTDLAPQVLAAVNAGSLAEPGVGVDTAEARPNYLQFLVSVVERRRAEKSGAALPVVDGLLGYRLPDGSALTDLEAATQMLCIFIGGTETVPKIVAHGLWELSRRPEQMAAVRADPATTVPLVREEMIRFCAPAQWFARTARRPFTIHGRTIEPGQRVMTLLASANRDEREYPQPDEFVWNRPIKRSLAFGRGQHFCIGYHLARLEIDVMLQEWLRRVPDFAVRGDAATRLPSSFQWGWNTIPVEV, encoded by the coding sequence ATGGCAGACCCGCTGCCCTACTACCGCATTCTGCGCGACGAGCACCCGGTCTACTACATGCCTCAGTGGGATACGTTCGCCCTCTCCCGATTCGAGGACATCTGGCGCGTCCTGGAGGTCAATGACGGAACGTTCGTCGCCTCCGAGGGAACCCTGCCCCCGGCCGCGGCACTGGCCGTACACAACACCGGACCCGTCGCCGATCCGCCGCTGCACCCGTTGCCGTTTCACGCCGTCTTCGATACCGATCTGTACGCCGAGATCCGGCGCGCGCATTCGCAGCCGTTGCGGCCGCGTGCGGTCGCGGGGCTGGAGGACCGGATCCGGGCCCTGGCCAACGAGCGCCTCGACCTGTTGTTGCCGCGCGGGTCCTTCGACCTGACCCAGGAGTACGGGGGTATCGTCGCCGCATCGATGGTATGCCAACTCTTGGGATTGCCAACCGATCTGGCGCCACAGGTGCTCGCAGCAGTGAACGCGGGCAGCCTCGCCGAGCCCGGCGTCGGTGTCGACACCGCCGAAGCCAGACCGAATTACCTCCAGTTCCTGGTGTCGGTGGTCGAGCGCCGGCGGGCCGAGAAGTCCGGGGCGGCACTGCCCGTCGTCGACGGGCTGCTCGGCTACCGGTTGCCGGACGGCAGCGCGCTCACCGACCTCGAGGCCGCGACCCAGATGCTGTGCATCTTCATCGGCGGCACGGAAACGGTGCCCAAGATCGTCGCCCACGGACTTTGGGAGCTCAGCAGGCGCCCCGAGCAGATGGCGGCGGTGCGAGCCGACCCCGCGACCACCGTGCCGTTGGTGCGTGAGGAGATGATCCGGTTCTGCGCACCCGCGCAGTGGTTCGCCCGAACCGCACGCAGGCCCTTCACCATTCACGGCCGCACCATCGAGCCGGGCCAGCGTGTCATGACGCTGCTGGCTTCGGCCAACCGCGACGAACGCGAATACCCCCAGCCGGACGAGTTCGTGTGGAACCGGCCCATCAAGCGGTCACTGGCGTTCGGGCGCGGCCAGCACTTCTGCATCGGATACCACCTGGCGAGGCTGGAAATCGATGTGATGCTGCAGGAATGGCTGCGCCGGGTTCCCGACTTCGCCGTCCGGGGCGACGCCGCCACCCGACTGCCTTCCAGCTTCCAGTGGGGCTGGAACACGATCCCGGTGGAGGTCTGA
- a CDS encoding flavin-containing monooxygenase, whose amino-acid sequence MPADPVNPQLTIGVIGAGPGGLALGILLKRAGFHDFTIFDREDDVGGTWRINTYPGLACDVKSHLYSYSFDLNPNWSRLWSGQPEILAYFQRCADKYGLRTHLQLRTEIRCAHWNDDTRRWCLTTAGGDRHEFDVVVSAVGLFTRALFPDLVEQEPFTGRIMHSSRWDHSVPLQGARVAVLGTGSTASQLVPELARVASKVYSVQRSATWILPKPDRQYTRRERWIFAHVPLAARLYRTRLWLRSESNISVIENGSDKTQQFTGIARTMLEASIGDEELRRKLTPDHPMGCKRLVFSSDFLPALARPNVEVLDSPARYLRARSLITEDGSEREVDVVVCATGYAAADYLGELDVRGENGTTLREVWRDGAQAYFGMAVPGFPNFFMLYGPNTNVGSNSVIFMLEAQARYIVRALKYLRRKRKTYIAVRPAALADFVGNVDRWMEGTVWTTRCSNYFRAANGRVVTQWPRSARSFWQMTRRFKPADFTFDAAPGGRGR is encoded by the coding sequence ATGCCTGCAGATCCGGTGAACCCGCAGCTGACGATCGGCGTCATCGGCGCCGGACCCGGCGGCCTGGCCCTGGGAATCCTGCTCAAGCGCGCCGGGTTTCATGATTTCACGATCTTCGACCGCGAGGACGACGTCGGCGGCACCTGGCGGATCAACACCTATCCCGGGCTGGCGTGCGACGTCAAATCGCACCTCTATTCCTACTCCTTCGACCTCAATCCGAACTGGTCGCGGCTGTGGTCCGGACAGCCCGAGATCCTGGCCTACTTTCAGCGCTGCGCCGACAAATACGGTCTGCGAACGCATTTGCAGCTGCGGACCGAGATCCGCTGCGCGCACTGGAACGACGACACCCGGCGCTGGTGTCTGACCACGGCCGGCGGCGACCGGCACGAATTCGACGTCGTGGTGTCCGCCGTCGGCCTGTTCACCCGTGCGCTGTTCCCCGACCTCGTCGAACAGGAGCCGTTCACCGGCAGGATCATGCATTCGTCGCGCTGGGATCATTCGGTGCCGCTGCAGGGCGCGCGGGTCGCCGTGCTGGGCACCGGATCGACGGCATCGCAACTGGTGCCCGAGCTAGCGCGGGTCGCGAGCAAGGTGTACTCGGTGCAGCGGTCCGCAACCTGGATACTGCCCAAGCCGGACCGCCAATACACGCGGCGGGAGCGGTGGATCTTCGCCCACGTGCCGCTCGCCGCGCGGCTCTACCGCACCCGGTTGTGGTTGCGCAGCGAGTCGAACATCTCGGTGATCGAGAACGGCAGCGACAAGACGCAACAGTTCACCGGCATCGCCAGAACCATGCTTGAAGCGTCCATCGGCGATGAGGAGCTGCGCCGCAAGCTGACCCCCGACCATCCGATGGGCTGCAAGCGCCTGGTGTTCTCCTCGGACTTCCTGCCCGCCCTCGCCCGGCCCAACGTCGAAGTGCTCGACAGCCCGGCGCGCTACCTGCGCGCCCGTTCCCTGATCACCGAGGACGGCAGCGAGCGTGAGGTCGACGTCGTGGTCTGTGCCACCGGCTACGCCGCGGCCGACTATCTGGGCGAACTGGACGTCCGCGGCGAGAATGGAACCACGCTGCGTGAGGTCTGGCGCGACGGTGCGCAGGCCTACTTCGGGATGGCCGTGCCGGGTTTCCCCAACTTCTTCATGCTCTACGGGCCGAACACCAACGTCGGCTCCAACAGCGTCATCTTTATGCTCGAGGCGCAGGCCCGCTACATCGTGCGGGCGCTGAAATACCTGCGGCGCAAGCGCAAGACGTACATCGCGGTGCGCCCCGCGGCACTGGCCGACTTCGTCGGCAACGTCGATCGCTGGATGGAGGGGACCGTGTGGACCACCCGGTGCAGCAACTACTTCCGCGCCGCCAACGGGCGCGTGGTCACCCAGTGGCCGCGCAGCGCGCGTAGCTTCTGGCAGATGACGCGCAGGTTCAAACCGGCCGACTTCACTTTCGACGCGGCCCCCGGGGGGCGTGGCCGATGA
- a CDS encoding HpcH/HpaI aldolase family protein: protein MTQSNLQRALGAADPIWGGWITGATLLGPEEFARAGYHYVGFDAQHGYLDDADVAGMLRRIEHLPLGTAVRLPNADAAPIGRVLDAGADAVVIAMIESAEQAAAAVAATRYPPRGIRSFGPLRASLGHDPADHESRVSVFAMIETAAALAELERICAVDGLTGIYVGPADLAISMGVAVAGATRDPQALEAIGRIHRVATDAGLITGIHAGAGKAGRVLAQLGFRMITLAAESQALRRGAAEHLREANE from the coding sequence GTGACACAGAGCAATCTGCAGCGCGCCCTGGGCGCGGCCGACCCGATATGGGGTGGCTGGATCACCGGCGCCACGCTGCTCGGGCCCGAGGAATTCGCCCGTGCCGGTTACCATTACGTGGGCTTCGATGCCCAGCACGGCTACCTCGACGACGCCGACGTCGCCGGTATGCTGCGGCGCATCGAACACCTCCCCCTCGGCACCGCGGTGCGCCTGCCGAATGCCGACGCGGCGCCCATCGGGCGAGTGCTGGACGCGGGTGCCGACGCCGTCGTCATCGCCATGATCGAGTCGGCCGAGCAGGCCGCGGCGGCCGTGGCGGCGACCCGCTATCCGCCGCGGGGGATCCGCAGCTTCGGCCCGCTGCGCGCCAGCCTGGGCCACGACCCGGCCGACCACGAGTCGCGGGTGAGCGTGTTCGCCATGATCGAGACGGCGGCGGCACTGGCCGAGCTGGAACGGATCTGCGCCGTCGACGGCCTGACCGGGATCTACGTCGGCCCTGCCGACCTGGCCATCTCGATGGGTGTCGCCGTCGCCGGGGCCACCCGGGATCCACAGGCCCTGGAGGCGATCGGGCGTATCCACCGGGTGGCCACCGACGCCGGCCTGATCACCGGTATCCATGCCGGAGCCGGCAAGGCGGGAAGAGTATTGGCGCAGTTGGGCTTTCGGATGATCACCCTGGCTGCCGAATCACAGGCCCTGCGGCGCGGAGCGGCCGAGCATTTGCGCGAGGCGAACGAATGA
- a CDS encoding CaiB/BaiF CoA transferase family protein, which yields MAGPMEGVKVVELGVWVAGPAAGGILADWGADVVKIEPPTGDPGRMFGRMLGCDLGVNPPFEMDNRSKRSVVLDLTTPSGLRAAFQLLSGADVFVTNVRPGALRRLGLDYESVAERYPRLIYGLITGYGETGPDADRAAYDVAAFWSRAGVAHLLTRPGDTPPFQRGGMGDHSAGMTLTAAICAALVARARTGTGQQVSTSLYRQGAYTVSFDLNTYLLTGQPIAVGQRESMGNPCMNNYTAGDGRRFWIVGLEADRHWPALCRAIGRPEWLTDPRFADARARAQNAAALIGGLDEIFATRPLDEWAKVFASEPDFFWSPINTLEDVVADEQFHAAGGIVDVPDGDSVIPMAATPADFHGTPWAPRSAAPLLGQHTDEVLAELEARHGP from the coding sequence ATGGCGGGACCGATGGAAGGCGTCAAAGTCGTCGAGCTCGGCGTCTGGGTGGCCGGACCGGCCGCCGGGGGCATCCTGGCCGACTGGGGCGCCGATGTCGTCAAGATCGAGCCACCAACGGGAGACCCGGGGCGCATGTTCGGCCGGATGCTGGGCTGCGATCTCGGGGTCAACCCGCCGTTCGAAATGGACAACCGCTCCAAGCGCAGCGTCGTCCTGGACCTGACAACGCCGTCGGGCCTTCGGGCCGCGTTCCAATTACTCTCCGGCGCAGACGTTTTCGTGACCAACGTGCGCCCCGGCGCGCTACGACGCCTGGGCCTCGACTACGAGTCGGTGGCGGAGCGCTACCCCCGCCTGATCTACGGGCTGATCACCGGTTACGGCGAGACGGGCCCCGACGCCGACCGCGCCGCCTATGACGTCGCCGCGTTCTGGTCGCGGGCCGGCGTCGCCCACCTGCTCACCCGGCCCGGGGACACGCCGCCGTTCCAGCGTGGCGGCATGGGCGACCATTCCGCCGGGATGACCCTGACGGCGGCCATCTGTGCCGCTCTGGTTGCCCGCGCCCGCACCGGAACCGGTCAACAGGTGAGCACCTCGCTGTACCGCCAGGGCGCCTACACCGTGAGCTTCGATCTCAACACCTACCTGCTGACCGGCCAACCGATCGCGGTCGGGCAGCGCGAATCCATGGGCAACCCCTGCATGAACAACTACACCGCCGGCGACGGGCGCCGGTTCTGGATCGTGGGACTCGAAGCCGATCGCCATTGGCCCGCGCTGTGTCGGGCGATCGGTCGCCCCGAGTGGTTGACCGACCCGCGTTTCGCCGACGCCCGCGCGCGGGCGCAAAACGCCGCCGCCCTGATCGGCGGGCTGGACGAGATCTTCGCGACGCGCCCCCTCGACGAGTGGGCGAAAGTGTTCGCAAGCGAGCCGGATTTCTTCTGGTCACCGATCAACACGCTGGAAGATGTCGTGGCCGACGAGCAGTTCCACGCCGCGGGCGGCATCGTCGACGTGCCCGACGGCGACTCCGTCATCCCGATGGCGGCCACACCCGCGGATTTCCACGGCACGCCGTGGGCGCCTCGTTCCGCGGCACCGCTACTCGGACAGCACACCGACGAGGTTCTCGCCGAACTCGAGGCGCGACACGGGCCCTGA
- a CDS encoding DUF732 domain-containing protein, whose translation MTAPTSDGARGEQTTPRALGVRTPADRIKPMLRPLVVAAGVIAAGAASMPTAHADPPPGSPLTNLGIGNNGPMSNALAGMGQSICPMLVQPGATVASIASQLTGSGGVSPGIAGMVATMAIQMGCPGFMQSLANGQMPGVLQGPLQGLAGNPGSPGPLGLPGANPAPGMPMAPLGANPAPGMPMAPLGANPAPGMPMAPLGPNPAPGTPVAPPQSGPVTTGVLRMPFM comes from the coding sequence ATGACTGCACCGACTAGTGACGGCGCACGGGGCGAGCAGACGACCCCACGCGCCTTGGGGGTCCGCACGCCCGCGGACCGCATCAAACCGATGCTCCGCCCGCTTGTGGTCGCGGCGGGTGTCATCGCCGCGGGGGCCGCGTCGATGCCGACGGCGCACGCCGACCCGCCACCCGGCTCGCCGTTGACCAACCTCGGCATCGGCAACAACGGCCCAATGAGCAACGCCCTGGCCGGAATGGGGCAGTCCATCTGCCCGATGCTGGTGCAGCCGGGCGCGACGGTCGCCTCGATCGCGTCGCAGCTGACCGGAAGCGGGGGCGTTTCCCCCGGCATCGCCGGGATGGTCGCGACCATGGCGATACAGATGGGTTGCCCGGGTTTCATGCAGTCGCTGGCCAACGGCCAGATGCCCGGCGTCCTGCAGGGACCTTTGCAGGGCCTGGCCGGCAATCCCGGCTCGCCCGGGCCGCTCGGGCTCCCGGGCGCCAACCCCGCTCCGGGGATGCCGATGGCGCCGTTGGGCGCCAATCCCGCGCCGGGGATGCCGATGGCGCCGTTGGGCGCCAATCCCGCGCCGGGGATGCCGATGGCGCCGTTGGGCCCCAACCCCGCGCCGGGGACACCGGTGGCGCCGCCGCAATCCGGGCCCGTGACGACGGGAGTTCTGAGGATGCCGTTCATGTAA
- a CDS encoding zinc-binding dehydrogenase, with the protein MWSYRIVAPYVFERTSIPDRTPEDLADGEVLLRFLAAGVCGSDLPAFRGARGRLPGDDGPSAAGKDGFPIHEVVGEVLASRHPEHRPGDRVVGWASGFDGLMQRVVSDGDGLAPYDPSLSPAEAVGLQPLACVLYACEQLPDLAGRDVAIIGQGSIGLLFSYVAKTAGARRVTGVDPVDRRGAAATFGVDEAVRAPSDRWVSRLALTDHADVVIEAVGHQVATLGHAVEAAAPGGTIFYFGVADDDIYPIDMRSVLRKNLTLKSGVTLERRRMLDLAGKFAAEHPGLLPAYLTHTFGLDDVQRAFDLACRPDPGRIKIAITE; encoded by the coding sequence GTGTGGTCCTACCGCATCGTCGCCCCCTATGTGTTCGAGCGGACATCCATTCCGGACAGGACCCCTGAGGACCTCGCCGACGGCGAGGTGCTGTTGCGCTTCCTGGCCGCCGGTGTCTGCGGCAGCGACCTGCCGGCCTTCCGCGGCGCGCGGGGGCGTCTCCCGGGCGACGACGGACCCAGCGCCGCGGGCAAAGACGGGTTCCCGATCCATGAGGTGGTCGGCGAGGTGCTCGCCAGCCGGCACCCCGAACACCGGCCCGGTGACCGCGTGGTGGGCTGGGCGTCCGGGTTCGACGGCCTGATGCAACGGGTTGTCAGCGACGGTGACGGGTTGGCTCCCTACGATCCGTCGCTGAGCCCCGCGGAGGCGGTCGGCCTGCAACCGCTGGCATGCGTGCTCTACGCCTGCGAGCAACTGCCGGACCTGGCCGGTCGCGATGTCGCCATCATCGGTCAGGGCTCGATCGGGCTGCTGTTCTCCTATGTCGCCAAGACGGCCGGCGCCAGGCGGGTCACCGGCGTCGATCCCGTCGACCGACGCGGCGCGGCAGCCACTTTCGGCGTCGACGAGGCGGTGCGCGCACCCAGCGACCGATGGGTGAGCCGGCTGGCTCTCACCGACCACGCCGACGTCGTCATCGAGGCCGTCGGCCACCAGGTGGCCACGCTCGGACACGCCGTCGAGGCCGCCGCGCCCGGCGGCACCATCTTCTACTTCGGCGTCGCCGACGACGACATCTACCCCATCGACATGCGCAGCGTGCTGCGCAAGAACCTGACGCTGAAATCCGGTGTCACCCTCGAGCGTCGCCGGATGCTGGACCTCGCAGGCAAGTTCGCCGCCGAACACCCCGGCCTTCTTCCGGCGTACCTCACGCACACGTTCGGTCTCGACGACGTTCAGCGCGCGTTCGACCTGGCCTGCCGGCCGGACCCCGGTCGCATCAAGATCGCGATCACCGAGTGA
- a CDS encoding NIPSNAP family protein — protein sequence MKKYYGHTLLYLHETISLGAGRTECFTETFGDTYRPMMDELGARLFAIWECTPYNGHWPQVTIIWEIDGFKDYARIGAAQSRGGSHEAAAGKWSAFLSDIGASGEGRIMYPGPSNKTLDQLLEANFAAPLVIQEIMQTKPGRQDDYIRELERLYVPWSERTGKRWLGSFTTTFRYNEVIHYWALDGGWECFAEHYPSWKEAPPAEIVTWMSVAPALRDGWEDSILQALPPSPLQ from the coding sequence ATGAAGAAGTACTACGGCCACACACTTCTCTACCTGCACGAGACGATCTCCCTGGGTGCCGGCCGGACCGAATGCTTCACCGAGACCTTCGGCGACACCTACCGGCCGATGATGGACGAGCTGGGTGCGAGGCTGTTCGCGATCTGGGAGTGCACCCCGTACAACGGGCATTGGCCGCAGGTGACGATCATCTGGGAGATCGACGGGTTCAAGGACTACGCCCGGATCGGGGCCGCCCAATCGCGCGGTGGCAGCCACGAGGCCGCGGCGGGCAAGTGGTCGGCGTTCCTGTCCGACATCGGCGCCTCCGGGGAGGGCCGCATCATGTACCCGGGACCGAGCAACAAGACGCTGGACCAGCTGCTGGAGGCGAATTTCGCTGCGCCACTGGTCATCCAAGAGATCATGCAGACAAAACCCGGGCGTCAGGACGACTATATCCGCGAGTTGGAGCGGCTCTACGTGCCATGGTCGGAACGCACCGGCAAACGCTGGCTGGGCTCGTTCACCACGACCTTCCGTTACAACGAGGTCATCCACTACTGGGCGCTGGACGGCGGCTGGGAGTGCTTCGCCGAGCACTACCCCTCGTGGAAGGAAGCCCCGCCCGCCGAGATCGTGACCTGGATGAGCGTGGCCCCGGCGTTGCGCGACGGCTGGGAAGACTCGATCCTGCAGGCACTACCGCCGTCGCCGCTGCAGTGA